A stretch of Rhizobium sp. TH2 DNA encodes these proteins:
- a CDS encoding GMC family oxidoreductase: protein MVDYIIVGGGSAGCVLATRLSEDPSVKVTLLEAGPRDTNMYIHLPVGFFKMTAGPLIWGYETAPGKEIAGRKMIYPQARVLGGGSSINAQVFTRGCPEDYDGWASEHGCAGWAYKDIVQYFRKSEGNDTFGGEHHGTEGPLGVSSQAPHALTRVFVRAAQEAGLPFNADFNGGSQAGTGFYQTTTKGGKRSSTAVGYLRPALSRANLTVRTDVTVGRISIENGVAVGVEVIENGRPVVLRAEREVIVTSGAIGSPKLLMLSGLGPADHLRDTEVDVVRDLPEVGRNLQDHMDVDVLAELSGPHGIDRYKKKRWQAMAGLEYMLFGKGPVASNIVEGGAFWWGDKSEKTPDLQFHFLPGAGVEEGIGTVPGGDGCTLNSYHLRPRSRGSVTLKSADLRDAPVIDPNPFAEPYDLDRAVDGIKISQEILSQAAFRPYIKRLYLPDGNVRTKSDYEQFAREYGRSAYHPVGTCRMGLDAQSVVDPDLKVRGIDHLRICDSSIMPSLISSNTNAATVMIAEKAADLIRGVSN from the coding sequence ATGGTCGATTACATCATCGTTGGCGGCGGCTCTGCCGGCTGCGTTCTCGCCACCCGGCTGAGCGAGGATCCGTCAGTCAAGGTCACGCTGCTTGAGGCCGGCCCGCGCGACACCAATATGTATATCCATCTGCCCGTGGGCTTCTTCAAGATGACGGCGGGACCGTTGATCTGGGGCTACGAGACCGCACCGGGCAAGGAAATCGCCGGGCGCAAGATGATCTACCCGCAGGCCCGTGTTCTCGGCGGCGGCAGTTCCATCAACGCCCAGGTCTTCACCCGCGGCTGTCCGGAAGATTACGACGGCTGGGCCAGCGAGCATGGCTGTGCCGGCTGGGCCTACAAGGATATCGTGCAATATTTCCGCAAGTCGGAAGGCAACGACACATTTGGAGGTGAGCATCATGGCACCGAAGGTCCGCTCGGTGTCAGCTCGCAGGCGCCGCACGCGCTGACACGGGTCTTCGTGCGGGCCGCGCAGGAGGCAGGCCTGCCCTTCAATGCCGATTTCAATGGTGGCTCGCAGGCAGGCACCGGATTCTACCAGACGACGACCAAGGGAGGAAAACGCTCCAGCACCGCTGTCGGCTATCTCCGTCCGGCGCTCAGCCGCGCCAATCTCACTGTCCGCACCGATGTCACCGTCGGCCGGATCTCAATCGAGAACGGCGTCGCAGTCGGCGTTGAAGTCATCGAGAACGGCCGGCCCGTCGTACTTCGCGCGGAAAGGGAGGTGATCGTCACCTCCGGGGCGATCGGCTCGCCGAAGCTTCTCATGCTCTCGGGCCTCGGGCCCGCCGATCATCTGCGCGATACCGAAGTCGATGTCGTGCGCGATCTGCCCGAGGTGGGCCGCAACCTGCAGGACCACATGGATGTCGATGTGCTGGCCGAACTCTCCGGCCCTCACGGCATCGATCGCTACAAGAAGAAGCGCTGGCAGGCTATGGCGGGCTTGGAATACATGCTGTTCGGCAAGGGACCGGTCGCGTCGAATATCGTCGAAGGCGGCGCGTTCTGGTGGGGCGACAAATCAGAGAAGACGCCCGATCTCCAGTTCCACTTCCTGCCCGGTGCCGGCGTTGAGGAGGGCATCGGCACCGTACCGGGTGGTGATGGCTGCACGCTGAACTCCTATCATCTCCGCCCACGCTCGCGCGGCAGCGTGACGCTGAAATCCGCCGACCTGCGCGATGCCCCGGTGATCGACCCCAATCCGTTCGCGGAGCCTTACGATCTCGACCGCGCCGTTGATGGCATCAAGATCAGCCAGGAAATCCTCTCGCAGGCGGCCTTCCGGCCCTACATCAAGCGCCTATATCTTCCTGATGGCAATGTGCGCACCAAGAGCGACTACGAGCAGTTCGCGCGCGAATATGGCCGCTCGGCCTATCACCCCGTCGGCACCTGCCGGATGGGGTTGGACGCTCAATCGGTCGTCGATCCGGACCTGAAGGTACGCGGCATCGACCATCTCAGGATCTGCGACAGTTCAATCATGCCGTCGCTGATCTCATCCAACACCAATGCCGCCACGGTGATGATCGCGGAGAAGGCAGCCGACCTCATCAGGGGCGTGTCAAACTAA
- a CDS encoding sugar ABC transporter substrate-binding protein yields the protein MKKLLAAAAFAALMSTSAHAGDIGVSMANSDTFLTVLRKGIEKAAADANQPVQIEIADDDVQKQLSQIQNFIAAKADAIIVNAVDTSATAPMTKLANDAGIPIVYVNRQPIDVDALGDKGAFVASNEVDSGTLETKEVCRLLGGKGDILIMVGDLANQAAVQRTKDIHDVIATPECSGLKVLDEQTAVWDPVKAQDLMTNWIAAGHKPAAVIANNDNMAIGAINAMKSAGWDMKDVVVGGVDATQEALAYMKAGDLDVTVFQDAFGQGSGAVDAAIKLAKGEKVESKVWIPFQLVTPENMDKYVDKN from the coding sequence ATGAAGAAATTGCTCGCAGCCGCGGCATTCGCCGCGCTGATGTCCACCTCGGCCCATGCCGGCGACATCGGCGTATCCATGGCCAATTCGGATACCTTCCTCACCGTGCTTCGCAAGGGCATCGAGAAGGCGGCCGCCGACGCCAACCAGCCCGTCCAGATCGAAATCGCCGATGACGATGTGCAGAAGCAGCTGTCGCAGATTCAGAATTTCATCGCGGCGAAGGCCGATGCGATCATCGTCAATGCGGTCGATACATCCGCCACCGCGCCGATGACCAAGCTCGCCAACGATGCCGGCATCCCGATCGTCTACGTCAATCGCCAGCCGATCGATGTCGATGCGCTCGGTGACAAGGGCGCCTTCGTCGCGTCCAACGAAGTCGATTCCGGCACGCTGGAAACCAAGGAAGTCTGCCGCCTGCTCGGTGGCAAGGGCGACATTCTGATCATGGTCGGCGATCTTGCCAACCAGGCCGCGGTGCAGCGCACCAAGGATATCCATGACGTAATCGCCACGCCGGAATGCTCGGGCCTCAAGGTGCTCGACGAGCAGACCGCCGTCTGGGATCCGGTCAAGGCACAGGACCTGATGACCAACTGGATCGCCGCCGGCCACAAGCCCGCAGCCGTCATCGCCAACAATGACAACATGGCGATCGGCGCCATCAACGCCATGAAATCAGCCGGTTGGGACATGAAGGACGTTGTCGTCGGCGGCGTTGACGCCACCCAGGAAGCGCTCGCCTACATGAAGGCCGGCGATCTTGATGTCACCGTCTTCCAGGATGCGTTCGGTCAGGGCTCCGGCGCTGTCGATGCGGCGATCAAGCTTGCCAAGGGCGAAAAGGTCGAGTCCAAGGTCTGGATCCCGTTCCAGCTCGTCACGCCTGAAAACATGGACAAATACGTCGACAAGAACTGA
- a CDS encoding sugar ABC transporter ATP-binding protein produces the protein MPNTVSPTTMQAVRESGAVPGSEFLLDVEDVRKEFPGVVALDNVRLTLKRGSVHALMGENGAGKSTLMKILAGIYTPDTGTFKLRGQNIRLKSPLDALENGIAMIHQELNLMGPMTVAENIWIRREPKNRFGLIDHGKMRRMTEDLFRRLDIDIDPEIKIGKLSVANRQMVEIAKAVSFNSDVLIMDEPTSALTEKEVTHLFRIIRSLKAEGKGIIYITHKMNELFEIADEVSVFRDGHYIATKAATEVTRDEIIRMMVGREITQMFPKETVPIGDVVLSVRGLTLNKVFRDVSFDVRAGEILGLAGLVGSGRSNVAETIFGVTPANAGTIHINGKEVNISSPAVAMRHGMAFLTEDRKDTGCFLLLDIQDNAQMAVLQNRYTKFGFVQQSKLSKDATDMSNRLRVRTPDMHEPIVNLSGGNQQKVLIARWLLTNPKILILDEPTRGIDVGAKAEIHRLISQLAGQGVAVIMISSEMPEVLGMSDRIMVLHEGRMTGILDRKDADQVKIMELASH, from the coding sequence ATGCCCAATACCGTCAGCCCCACCACCATGCAGGCCGTGCGCGAGAGCGGCGCCGTGCCGGGCTCCGAATTTCTTCTCGATGTCGAGGATGTCCGCAAGGAATTTCCGGGCGTCGTGGCGCTGGACAATGTCCGGCTGACACTGAAGCGCGGCTCCGTTCACGCACTGATGGGCGAGAACGGCGCCGGCAAGTCGACGCTGATGAAAATCCTCGCCGGCATCTACACGCCCGATACCGGCACATTCAAATTGCGCGGCCAGAACATCCGCCTGAAGAGCCCGCTCGATGCGCTCGAAAACGGCATCGCGATGATCCATCAGGAACTCAACCTGATGGGGCCGATGACGGTTGCCGAAAACATCTGGATCCGCCGCGAGCCCAAGAACCGTTTTGGCCTCATCGACCACGGCAAGATGCGCCGCATGACCGAAGACCTGTTCCGCCGGCTCGACATCGATATCGATCCCGAGATCAAGATCGGTAAGCTAAGCGTCGCCAACCGTCAGATGGTCGAGATCGCCAAGGCGGTGTCGTTCAATTCCGACGTCCTGATCATGGACGAGCCCACCTCCGCGCTGACGGAGAAGGAGGTCACGCACCTCTTCAGGATCATCCGCTCGCTGAAGGCGGAGGGCAAAGGCATCATCTACATCACGCACAAGATGAACGAACTCTTCGAGATCGCCGATGAAGTGTCGGTCTTCCGCGACGGCCACTATATCGCCACCAAGGCCGCCACCGAGGTCACCCGCGACGAGATCATCCGCATGATGGTCGGCCGCGAGATTACCCAGATGTTTCCCAAGGAAACCGTGCCGATTGGCGATGTCGTGCTGTCGGTCAGGGGGCTCACGCTCAACAAGGTTTTCCGCGACGTGTCCTTCGATGTCCGCGCGGGCGAGATTCTCGGCCTTGCCGGTCTTGTCGGGTCGGGCCGGTCGAATGTCGCCGAGACGATCTTCGGTGTCACGCCGGCGAACGCGGGTACCATCCATATCAACGGCAAGGAGGTCAATATCTCCTCGCCTGCGGTCGCCATGCGCCACGGCATGGCCTTCCTCACCGAGGACCGCAAGGATACGGGCTGCTTCCTGCTGCTCGACATCCAGGACAATGCCCAGATGGCGGTGCTGCAGAACCGCTACACCAAATTCGGCTTCGTCCAGCAAAGCAAGCTTTCGAAGGATGCCACTGATATGTCCAATCGCCTGCGCGTGCGCACGCCGGATATGCATGAGCCGATCGTCAATCTCTCGGGCGGCAACCAGCAGAAGGTGTTGATCGCCCGCTGGCTGCTCACCAACCCGAAGATCCTGATCCTCGACGAGCCGACGCGCGGCATCGATGTCGGCGCCAAGGCCGAGATCCACCGGCTGATCTCGCAACTGGCGGGGCAGGGTGTCGCGGTGATCATGATCTCGTCCGAGATGCCTGAAGTACTTGGCATGAGTGACCGCATCATGGTGCTGCACGAGGGCCGCATGACCGGCATCCTGGATCGCAAGGATGCGGACCAGGTCAAGATCATGGAACTGGCGTCACATTGA
- a CDS encoding ABC transporter permease encodes MSTNELGSTSMTGLKKVRRLPAEVSILGVLFGIAIVFEILGWYVVGESFLANKQRLSIIVLQVAVIGIIAVGVTQVIITGGVDLSSGSMVGFIAMVAASFAQTAINSRAVFLQPEWSQFGLSWFIDSSPLWAIGAGLLLGLLLGFVNGFIIARTGIPPFIATLGMMVSVRGLAKWYTEGQPVALLNADFTWLGQSFDLWGFPVPRTVIIFFIVAIICHVALSYTRYGKFTYAIGANPLAARVSGIDIGKHLIKVYAVAGLLSGLAGVMLAARAQSGQPNMGVAFELDAIAATVIGGTSLAGGVGRITGTVIGTIILGVVTSGFTFLKVGAYYQEIVKGLIIVTAVAIDVYRQKRKGRA; translated from the coding sequence ATGTCGACCAATGAACTCGGCAGCACATCCATGACCGGCCTGAAGAAGGTCCGCAGGCTGCCGGCGGAGGTGTCCATCCTCGGCGTGCTCTTCGGCATCGCGATCGTCTTCGAGATTCTCGGTTGGTATGTGGTTGGCGAGAGCTTCCTCGCCAACAAGCAGCGGCTCTCGATCATCGTGCTTCAGGTGGCGGTCATCGGCATCATCGCGGTGGGTGTGACGCAGGTCATAATAACAGGCGGCGTCGATCTCTCCTCGGGCTCCATGGTCGGCTTCATTGCCATGGTGGCAGCGAGTTTCGCCCAGACCGCGATCAATTCGCGCGCCGTTTTCCTGCAGCCGGAATGGTCGCAGTTCGGGCTTTCCTGGTTCATCGATTCAAGTCCGCTCTGGGCGATCGGGGCCGGTTTGCTGCTCGGATTGCTATTGGGCTTCGTCAACGGCTTCATCATCGCCAGAACAGGCATTCCGCCTTTCATCGCGACACTGGGTATGATGGTCTCGGTACGGGGTCTCGCCAAATGGTACACGGAGGGCCAGCCGGTCGCCCTGCTCAACGCCGACTTCACCTGGCTCGGTCAGAGTTTTGATCTCTGGGGTTTCCCGGTGCCGCGAACGGTGATCATCTTCTTCATTGTCGCGATCATCTGCCATGTCGCGCTGTCTTATACGCGCTACGGCAAATTCACCTATGCGATCGGCGCCAATCCGCTGGCCGCCCGCGTGTCCGGCATCGATATCGGCAAGCACTTGATCAAGGTCTATGCGGTCGCCGGCCTGCTCTCCGGCCTGGCAGGTGTCATGCTGGCTGCCCGCGCCCAGTCCGGCCAGCCGAACATGGGCGTCGCGTTCGAGCTCGATGCGATCGCGGCAACGGTCATCGGCGGCACCTCGCTCGCCGGTGGCGTCGGCCGGATCACCGGCACTGTGATCGGCACGATCATCCTTGGCGTGGTGACTTCCGGTTTCACCTTTCTCAAGGTCGGCGCCTACTATCAGGAGATCGTCAAGGGCCTGATCATCGTCACGGCGGTCGCCATCGACGTCTATCGCCAGAAGCGCAAGGGCAGGGCCTGA
- a CDS encoding LacI family DNA-binding transcriptional regulator — protein sequence MRLEVKNSRPKLEEIARIAGVSKATVDRVLNNRAGVQQHTKLHVLKAIETLSGEDADGNPLRLRLDFVLPGGHNAFIADLAHHIEKQAIQRGDVDVYIHRFGNIEPEAIAAKLDSLRHASRGVALIGLDSPVVRESVRRLIAGGITVLTLVSDISHVGRVSYVGIDNRAAGRLAGYLIGRFLPGARGKVALIAGALAYRGHEEREMGFRHILRERFPNMEIVAAPEIREDPDRAYAEVRALLKQYPDLLAIYCIGAGGEGVARALTEKGMEHSVVFIGHDLTDSTRGFLLDGVMDAVIDQNARVEARDAIDRLVRAIRGEAELSHATVRIQSVFSENIPSEI from the coding sequence ATGAGGCTTGAGGTGAAGAACAGCCGCCCGAAACTGGAAGAGATCGCCCGCATCGCCGGCGTATCGAAGGCCACCGTCGATCGTGTCCTCAACAATCGCGCGGGCGTGCAGCAGCATACGAAACTGCATGTGCTGAAGGCGATAGAAACGCTATCCGGCGAGGACGCGGACGGCAATCCGCTACGGCTGCGTCTCGATTTCGTCCTGCCCGGCGGACACAACGCCTTCATCGCCGATCTGGCGCATCACATCGAAAAGCAGGCCATCCAGCGGGGCGATGTCGATGTGTATATCCACCGCTTCGGCAATATCGAGCCGGAGGCGATCGCCGCCAAGCTCGACAGCCTCAGGCATGCGAGCCGTGGCGTCGCGCTGATCGGCCTCGACAGTCCTGTCGTGCGCGAGTCCGTCCGCCGCCTCATCGCCGGCGGCATTACGGTTTTGACGCTGGTCTCCGACATCAGCCATGTCGGTCGCGTGAGCTATGTCGGCATCGACAACCGCGCCGCCGGCCGGCTCGCCGGATATCTGATCGGGCGTTTCCTTCCCGGCGCGCGCGGCAAGGTCGCGCTGATTGCCGGCGCGCTCGCCTATCGCGGTCACGAGGAACGCGAGATGGGCTTCCGCCATATCCTGCGCGAGCGCTTTCCCAATATGGAGATCGTTGCCGCGCCCGAAATCCGTGAAGATCCCGACCGCGCCTATGCCGAGGTCCGCGCCCTGCTGAAGCAATATCCCGATCTGCTGGCGATCTACTGCATCGGCGCCGGTGGCGAGGGCGTGGCGCGCGCCTTGACCGAGAAGGGCATGGAACATTCCGTGGTCTTCATCGGCCACGACCTGACCGACAGCACGCGCGGCTTCCTGCTCGATGGCGTCATGGATGCAGTGATCGACCAGAATGCCCGCGTCGAGGCGCGCGACGCGATCGACCGGCTGGTACGCGCCATCCGCGGCGAGGCAGAATTGTCCCACGCCACCGTCCGCATCCAGTCAGTGTTTTCGGAAAACATTCCGAGCGAGATCTGA
- a CDS encoding ATP-binding cassette domain-containing protein produces MAEELIRMDNISKHYGSVHALRDVNLKVARGEVVGLLGDNGAGKSTLIKVLSGAVPVTSGDIYIKGRKVEMHSTTDSIANGIETIYQDSALVPQLSIARNLFLGREPIKGPGFLNRMDHEAMNSVARDLLKKVGITKDIPPNTPIGSLSGGERQAVAIARAMHFDSDLIILDEPTNNLGVAETKGVLNFVREARDTGHSCIFIAHNIHHVFQVVSRIIVMRRGKVVADDIDPKQTTIEEVERIITGEEMLEAVESVTG; encoded by the coding sequence ATGGCTGAAGAACTGATCCGCATGGACAACATCAGCAAGCATTACGGCAGCGTGCATGCGCTCCGCGATGTGAATTTGAAGGTCGCCAGAGGCGAAGTGGTCGGTCTGCTCGGCGACAATGGTGCGGGCAAATCGACCCTGATCAAGGTGCTCTCAGGCGCTGTTCCGGTGACCTCGGGTGATATCTACATCAAGGGCCGGAAGGTCGAGATGCACTCGACCACGGATTCGATCGCCAACGGCATCGAGACGATCTACCAGGACTCGGCGCTGGTGCCGCAGCTCTCGATCGCGCGCAACCTGTTCCTCGGTCGCGAGCCGATCAAGGGACCGGGCTTTCTCAACCGCATGGATCACGAGGCGATGAATTCAGTCGCACGCGACCTGCTCAAGAAGGTCGGCATCACCAAGGATATTCCGCCGAATACGCCGATCGGTTCGCTGTCAGGCGGTGAACGACAGGCGGTGGCGATCGCGCGCGCGATGCATTTCGACAGCGACCTGATCATCCTCGACGAGCCGACCAACAATCTCGGTGTTGCCGAGACCAAGGGTGTGCTGAATTTCGTGCGTGAGGCGCGCGATACCGGCCATTCCTGCATCTTCATCGCCCACAACATCCACCATGTATTCCAGGTCGTGAGCCGGATCATCGTCATGCGGCGCGGCAAGGTCGTGGCCGACGATATCGATCCCAAGCAGACGACGATCGAGGAGGTCGAGCGCATCATCACCGGCGAGGAGATGCTGGAGGCGGTCGAGTCCGTGACTGGGTAA
- a CDS encoding ABC transporter permease, protein MQNRTFLQRFISAPEFGPLVLLIAELIVFTSINPTFLSGLNISNTLMFTVELGMIALAMTLLMTAGEFDLSVGSVFGFSAVIMWTLFNVALLPMWAAFLVAMVIALFIGWVNGVYVTRLKVPSFLVTLGMLLVVRGTALYITSGFPQRPQSVEGSAFAYALVGDFEIGGFRIYMSVLWFILFAVITHYVLNQTKAGNWIQASGGNAAAARNRGVLVDRTKVMLFMFSAAMAAFAGIISSIRTASANPNSGTGYELEVIAMVVIGGTVLTGGRGTILGTVLGIFILRTMRNGIVLIGVPGLAYNIFIGAIILGMMALHSWLERRHNAGT, encoded by the coding sequence ATGCAAAATCGAACATTTCTGCAGCGCTTCATCAGCGCGCCCGAATTCGGACCGCTGGTCCTTCTCATCGCCGAATTGATCGTGTTCACGAGTATCAATCCGACGTTCCTTTCCGGATTGAATATCTCCAACACCCTTATGTTCACCGTCGAGCTCGGAATGATCGCGCTCGCCATGACGCTGCTGATGACCGCCGGTGAATTCGATCTCTCGGTCGGTTCGGTCTTCGGCTTTTCCGCCGTCATCATGTGGACCCTCTTCAATGTCGCACTATTGCCGATGTGGGCTGCGTTTCTCGTCGCCATGGTGATTGCGCTCTTCATCGGCTGGGTGAACGGCGTCTACGTCACCCGGTTGAAGGTGCCGTCGTTTCTCGTCACCCTCGGCATGCTGCTGGTCGTGCGTGGCACTGCGCTTTACATTACGTCCGGTTTCCCACAGCGACCGCAGAGCGTCGAAGGCTCAGCCTTTGCCTATGCCCTGGTCGGCGATTTCGAAATCGGCGGCTTTCGTATCTATATGTCGGTGCTCTGGTTCATTCTGTTCGCGGTCATAACGCATTACGTGCTGAACCAGACCAAGGCCGGCAACTGGATTCAGGCCTCGGGCGGCAATGCCGCCGCGGCACGGAACCGGGGCGTCCTGGTCGATCGCACCAAAGTGATGCTCTTCATGTTTTCGGCGGCCATGGCAGCTTTCGCGGGCATCATTTCGTCCATCCGGACCGCATCCGCCAATCCCAACAGCGGCACTGGCTACGAGCTCGAAGTCATCGCCATGGTCGTCATCGGCGGCACGGTGCTCACAGGTGGGCGCGGCACGATCCTCGGCACGGTGCTTGGCATCTTCATCCTGCGCACAATGCGCAACGGCATCGTGCTGATCGGCGTGCCCGGGCTGGCCTACAACATCTTTATCGGTGCGATCATCCTGGGCATGATGGCACTGCACTCCTGGCTCGAACGCCGCCACAATGCGGGGACCTGA
- a CDS encoding substrate-binding domain-containing protein: protein MVVASGFAPAFAAGKTFYWISHGAPTDPVWTYFLAGAKQWESDTGNTVNTSFHSGDVPSHQEAVRAAIAAKADGIVTSSPDPGSLVAVVKEARDAGIPVINMNTPDPTVNFNAYVGMDLQKAGAAWAQYLVDKKLVKEGDFVWMPVEVPGATYGVQEEEGIASVFKPLNITWEVTDTTLDQAEIITRMSDYLTANRAKIKAIIGLGDLVTGSVKRAFDQVGIKAGEIPAVGWGNSQDTTQEVMDGYVNAAMWQDPQATSYVSLSLAAMAAAKVPPGFNVYVGTLYEKDNAKIYHDIMGAK from the coding sequence ATGGTCGTTGCGAGCGGCTTTGCGCCGGCATTCGCGGCCGGCAAGACATTCTACTGGATCTCGCATGGTGCGCCGACCGATCCGGTCTGGACCTACTTCCTGGCTGGTGCCAAGCAGTGGGAGAGCGACACCGGCAACACCGTGAACACCTCGTTCCATTCGGGCGACGTGCCTTCGCATCAGGAAGCCGTGCGCGCGGCCATTGCCGCCAAGGCCGATGGCATCGTGACATCGAGCCCCGACCCCGGCAGCCTCGTCGCCGTGGTCAAGGAAGCGCGTGATGCCGGCATTCCGGTCATCAACATGAATACGCCGGACCCGACCGTCAACTTCAACGCCTATGTCGGCATGGACCTGCAGAAGGCCGGCGCGGCCTGGGCGCAGTATCTCGTCGACAAGAAGCTGGTGAAGGAAGGCGATTTCGTCTGGATGCCGGTCGAAGTGCCCGGCGCCACCTATGGCGTGCAGGAAGAAGAGGGCATTGCCAGCGTCTTCAAGCCGCTCAACATCACCTGGGAAGTGACCGACACGACGCTCGACCAGGCTGAGATCATTACCCGGATGAGCGACTACCTCACCGCCAACCGCGCCAAGATCAAGGCGATCATCGGACTCGGCGATCTGGTCACGGGTTCGGTCAAGCGTGCCTTCGATCAGGTCGGCATCAAGGCCGGCGAAATCCCGGCTGTCGGCTGGGGCAATTCACAGGACACGACACAGGAAGTCATGGATGGTTATGTGAACGCCGCCATGTGGCAGGATCCGCAGGCCACCAGCTATGTGAGCCTCTCCTTGGCCGCGATGGCTGCCGCCAAGGTACCGCCGGGCTTCAACGTCTATGTCGGCACGCTCTATGAGAAGGACAACGCCAAGATTTACCACGACATCATGGGCGCCAAGTAA
- a CDS encoding DUF922 domain-containing Zn-dependent protease, whose protein sequence is MTSRLSAILAFIISALPGIALAEWKPVEQERTYPVSGSSGAELYAAIGQRGPKVGGLPLGAIAHTSFKLTWTRKYEPRDGGCVIAVNRPKLIITYVLPKLTGKPPQSVRQEWETFISGVRDHEKVHGRMIVDMVKEIETISVGFSVPNDPDCKAIRQELTRRLAEISQSQRQKSRDFDKAEMSEGGNIHQLILRLVNGS, encoded by the coding sequence GTGACATCCAGATTATCAGCCATACTGGCTTTCATCATCTCGGCGCTTCCGGGGATCGCTTTGGCCGAATGGAAGCCGGTGGAGCAGGAGAGGACCTATCCGGTTTCAGGCAGTTCCGGTGCCGAACTCTATGCCGCGATCGGCCAGCGTGGCCCCAAGGTCGGCGGATTGCCATTGGGCGCCATCGCCCATACCAGCTTCAAGCTGACCTGGACCCGCAAATACGAGCCGCGCGATGGCGGCTGCGTGATCGCGGTAAACCGACCGAAGCTCATCATCACCTATGTCCTGCCGAAGCTCACCGGCAAGCCGCCGCAGTCGGTCCGCCAGGAATGGGAAACCTTCATATCAGGCGTTCGGGATCACGAGAAAGTCCACGGCCGGATGATCGTCGACATGGTCAAGGAGATCGAAACCATCAGCGTCGGCTTCTCGGTGCCCAACGATCCGGATTGCAAAGCCATAAGGCAGGAACTTACCCGCCGGCTCGCCGAAATCTCCCAGAGCCAGCGCCAGAAGAGCCGTGACTTCGACAAGGCCGAGATGAGCGAAGGCGGCAATATCCATCAGCTCATCCTGCGCCTGGTTAACGGTAGCTGA